The genomic stretch GCTGGACACTATATAGAGCCAACAACTTATCCATCGTATCAAAAATACACATTTCAATCGCCTTATCGCCTCTGACATAAGCGGAGGTATCGCGCTCCCAAACAGCTTTATCCATGTGATTCGTAACATGATCATCAATAACTTTTATCTGTTCTTTTGAAAGATGTCGAGAGAACTCATACTCCTTCTTAAAATTACTGTAGGAGGATCGTGCGGTTCTCAGCTTTTGTTTGGTTGCCGTTCCGCTATTGCTCTTTGTACGAGTCATATGATCACAAAAGGTATTTTTACTTTGGTCTTCCTACGATCTCAATCCCCACCACCGGATGAACCTCCCACGCCGTCGCACGCCTGATATTCATGCTGAGCTCCGGATGATTGTCATTCTCCCTCAGCGGGAGTAAAATCAACTTCCTTTGGGCCAAACTGTGTAGAGATATAGAGAGTGTATTTGCAAGTTGCTGGATCGACAATACGTTTCTCACGACGATATCCTCCAGTGCTCGGCAATGGGAAATAGATGTATCCGTTTACACTTTCCTCAGGGAATATTGTGTTGCGCCTCAGAATTCCCGAGTTCACACTTCTTTTAAAGATATCATACAATAGGGCAGTGCGCGCGATTGAGGCGGATGTCTTGTTCGAAATAGCTGCGACTTTTTCTGATTTGTCATTTACTTTCCATTCTTCGCCTTTTGAGTTCTTAATTGTCGTCGGCTGAGCGGAAAGAGCCTCCAGAGTACCACCAATGGCTTGAAATATCATGCTTGTGGCCTCTTCATTCTTGATATGCGCCAGTATCTTTGTCGGGGAATCAGGCAAAATATCATCGAAATTACTCTCATCCCTTTTCATTCTAAGGACCGTAGCTTTGAGCGGTTCGAGAAGAAATGGGGAATTCGAGTTGTTCTTGTAAAGGAACCAGAGTCTCATATATCCGTTACTAGCAATCTCCGTCGGCTCAAGGGATAACATCATAATGGAACTATCTGATCTCAAAGCGCCAATCGGAACACCATTTCTAAAAAATGGAGTGGTCTGCGAGCTTTCCACTGGCAAGAAAATTGTTGGCGGAGTAGTACTGGCGCATCGCTCAATACGACGGAAAGGACACAAAGACCCAGTAGTACATTTGACATGAACTCCTCCACGAATGTTCGGTCGATGTGGGATCTTGTTTGTGCAACCATTTCCCACCGGAAGTGATTATTTTTCAGACCTCTGCTTGGGAAGTTAACGAAATACTCCACGACAGGCAACACGCACGCATCGGAGCCAAACATCTTCGACTTGCGCGCCCATGCCGTTGACATTGGCGCGGCGGTTGCGTATAATTCGAAGTACAAACAACTGCCTCCGCCTGACTTAGATTTATTATTTCTCCGGGAGACGCGTGGACATCAGCTCGAATACTCTCACAAACGCCTATGAACTTGACAGCTTCGCACAATACAAAGTCTCAGCATTCTCAAAAAGGGAGGAAAACCATGGAATACAATCCAGCATTATATCTTGGCGATTGTGAAAAGGAGTTGAAAAAACTTCCTAACAGTTGCATTGATCTAATTGTAACGTCCCCTCCGTATGCTGACCAACGCGTTAGCACTTACGGTGGCATTCCCCATGATAAATATGTTGCATGGTTTCTTCCAATCTCAGAGCAACTATTGAGAGTTCTTAAGCCAACGGGAACATTTGTCTTGAACATTAAGGAAAAGGTCGTCCAAGGCGAACGCAGTACTTATGTCATGGAACTTATTCTGGCGATGCGTAAACAAGGCTGGCTGTGGACGGAGGAATTCATATGGCACAAGAGGAATTCCTATCCAGGCAAGTGGCCAAATCGTTTTCGCGATTCTTGGGAGCGTTTGCTTCAGTTCAATCGAGAGAAAAAGTTCCATATGTACCAAGAAGCAGTCATGGTGCCAATGGGTGATTGGGCAAAGACTCGCTTGAGACGCTTGAGCGACACGGACAAAGTTAGAGACGCCTCAAAGGTCGGCAGCGGCTTCGGGAAGAATATTTCCAACTGGCTTAACAGAGACAAGGCTTATCCCAGCAACGTGTTGCATCTGGCAACAGAATGCAACAATAAGAATCACAGCGCTGCGTTTCCCGAAGAACTTCCAGAATGGTTTATTAAGTTATTCACCAAACCAGATGACATGGTACTCGACCCGTTTTTGGGTTCGGGGACCACGATCTTCGTCGCCAAAA from Bacteroidota bacterium encodes the following:
- a CDS encoding site-specific DNA-methyltransferase, yielding MEYNPALYLGDCEKELKKLPNSCIDLIVTSPPYADQRVSTYGGIPHDKYVAWFLPISEQLLRVLKPTGTFVLNIKEKVVQGERSTYVMELILAMRKQGWLWTEEFIWHKRNSYPGKWPNRFRDSWERLLQFNREKKFHMYQEAVMVPMGDWAKTRLRRLSDTDKVRDASKVGSGFGKNISNWLNRDKAYPSNVLHLATECNNKNHSAAFPEELPEWFIKLFTKPDDMVLDPFLGSGTTIFVAKRMRRNSIGIEIVPEYYQMVKRQIESTELTILEPKVRYAKAKATGHHAVR